TCTGCACCCACGGAGAGCAGGTTGCACTTGATAAGTAACACTATTGCTTCATAGTGTAAATTGCCATGTTATAACTTGAAGTCATCTCAAGTTTCACTGTATTTAATCAGCTCTTATGCGATTAAAATATCTCATTAAGGCTTCCGTAGGTGGGCTTTGTTAAATCCCAGCGCATAACTAATACTATGGAAAAGAGGGTTTATATGTCATCCCAAATATCCACACATCCAAAATTGAGGACACTGTGTTCTTTGTCCTTGCAGCCAAATAAATGACATATAAGCCTTTAGAGTTTTGCTGTGCACAGTATTTTACCCATCCGCTTCACGAAGCGAATTACGCACATGCGCGCAATAAgttgaaaacacttttttgttttttagaagaTGACAAAGGTTTATTGGGTCGCAGTGTAAGCAGTCTTTAAAAGTGACTGAATACAGAGTGGTGCTTGTACATCATGAGTCGTCTGaacatggaaaaaaatatatacaggaTGGAGTCTGAATGACCACTATAGAGGCTTTAGGAAATTCTTGCTGACGCTCGCCTCCTATGGTCTGTACATTGTGAAGGCTCAACAATGCTCAACATTGAAACATTTGTATTTTCAGCATGACCTCGTGCACTAACAACAACTATTCATGACTTCCACTGTATATACAAGTTTTCCTTATCAGCAAGATCTCACTCTAGCCTATAAGTAACCGAGGATCAGACGGGAATTAACAGTATTATTATTAAcgcaataattaaaaaaaacaaaaaaacaatgctcACAATTATTTCTACAGCTTTTTTAGGCTATAGTGCAAATGGAGAGAAAACTACTGGTAAAAACAGTATAAGTTTGCATGACACCTTACAAAAATAATACATATACGAAAACATTTCCTTAAGTATTTACAGTGATTTTGCCTCCGCTATTGTCCATTCACTTCTTTTTTGATGTCTTGGCTGCCTTTTTGGGTGTCTTTGCCTTGGGCTTGGCTGCTTTCTTTGCTGGTTTTGCTTTGGGCTTGGCTGCCTTGGGTTTCTTCGCCGGTGCCTTTTTGGCTTTTACTGGCGTCGCCTTCTTCGCgaccttcttcactttcttCGCAGCTGCTTTCTTGGGTTTCTCCGGTGTCTTGGCCACCTTCTTGGGCTTGGCCACCTTCTTGGGTTTGGCGGGCTTAGCCGCTTTCTTTGGCTTGGCGGCCGTCGCCGCTACCGCCTTGGTGGACTTTTTGGAGTCCTCCGGTTTGGTGAGCCTGAAGGATCCGGACGCGCCGATTCCCTTGGTGTGGCGCAGCGTCCCAGCCGCCACCAGTCTCTTCAAGGCCATTTTAATCTGGACATCGGCGTTGTCGCCCACCTTGTAGTTTTTCCTCACGTACTTCTGGATGGACTGACGGGACGCTCCGCTCCGGCTCGCGTCGTGAACAATAGCCGCTTTAATCATGTCCGAGTACTTGGGATGAGAAGCGGGCTTCTTGGGCTTAGATGCCTTCTTGGCTTTGGCTGGAGCCGTGGATGTCTCCGTCATGatgacttttttcttcttctttgttttgagtAAGTTAAACAGCAAGTCCTGGAAGGTGTAAGTGTCACCCTGCTCTGTGCACAGGAACGTCGAGAAGAGCGAAATAAACGCGCAGTCAGAAATAAAGCTTTCCCTCTAAGTCCAGGTTATCGGACAATGCGCTACTTTATTTCTgcttataaataataaaaaatctcATCCACACAAAGTCACGCTTTAATACCCGGGATCAGTTTAAGTGTCTTATTCCACAGGCGCGTTAGTGAGCCTATGAAGCCTATCTGCGGACGTGATTGAGAACACCAACTGCCAGCAGCTGATCTAGCGGACTCCATGGAACTGGCGCCGTCCCGTTTGTGTTTCTTCATCCTCCAACTCCTGACAAATATAAAAACTCCCGATGAATACTACCGAGCGGAACATCACGGGCTGATAGCAGAGACATTGGGCTTCACGCCGGCACACTCGTTGTCCTCCGTCCGCGCCGGCCAACAACTTTTATTCCAGGAAAACCCGCTGGAAGTAACGCGTGTCGTGAACAATTTTGCACAATTCGCATTAAATTGACCCAAACACGCGGAATCTGGGACAAAATCACCCAACGCACATCGAAACTGCATCTATGCTCGTGCTGATGCACGCGGTTCGTGCAGTGCAGGAGTCCGTTTTTCCTTTTAATACATGGATACATTTTCACAACTAACACAGTCCGGCCATTGACTTTGAGTGACGTGGTCGAGATTATTTACTGTTAAACCACGTATAAATTAAATGTCACGGTATCCAAGTTGCAGGTGACACTCGGGACGGTAATGTGGGTTTATTCGGATCGTGACACGCTTCGTGGGGTCCCCGTGTTTGCTCATTTTGAGGTAGAATTGGTTATAACTGTCACTATGGCAGTCTCCACTCGAGCTTCATTGTCAGGAAAGTTGCCAACACCTTCAAAGATCAGGGATTCTGATAGCGGGTCTTAAAATTGATCACACCGTTTCTGACAGGGGTCACGGATGAGTGGTCGCTGTATGACCAGGTGGGAGTCCAGCTGCACAGGGGGGACCGCAGCCGAAACCAAAGTCCTTCAGTATAGGGCGCAGTGATGGCTTTCTTTTGTTCAGGAACTGGCGCATTAGACCACAGTCAATAACAGGTTGGACGTGTGGTTTTGCTCATGATAGTGAGGGTCTGGGGTGCCGATGCAAAGCAGCCAAAAAATAGATCCCAGATAATCAACTTTGCAACAATTCTGCtgcattatttttcattttaatatcagGTTTACTGTCCCTCCCTGCAACGCCATTTTGATTCCTATATGAAACTCACAGCCACAGGAGTAGTGCTCTCACCCGACTTTTGTGACGTGCTTATCCAAGTTATTGGGGACTAATTTTTGGATGGATACCAGTTTCTGTCCTCCTGCGCATCACACTAAAtggtgcacacatacacacacaaaaaccacgCCGACAACTAGGCAGCTTTTCACAGAGGAGGTCCTCCACTGTAGGCTACTGCAGGATTCTGCCCATTTTGGAGTACCCACTAAAGTACCCACTATTATAAAATTACATTTAGCTGGATTGCAATAATATCTCACGTGTCTGtttctatataaatatatatgaatgATATATAAATGATTTCTCTCCCTTGTTTATCCACCTGTGTGTTTATAGTGAGTTTTAAGGACTGagtgggttttgttttggggggctTCTGgcgtgtgtgtttctctgttaaCCACAGTCTGGGTGAGTTAGTGGGTTAGTGAGTGAGGAGGGATTGAATGGGTGAAAACGATCAGAGAGGGGAGGGGGCGTAGAGTgaatgagtgagtgtgtgtgtgttttttcccctttcatgTGGTACACATGGAGCTTAAGAGGGACGGAAAAGATGAAAGGATGAGTTATGAAtggatgagtgtgtgtgtgtaggagggtCCATATGAAATAGTATTTATACTCATATAGCACAAGTGCACGGGTGGCGTTGGTGGTGTAGGTAGGTGAAGGAGTGAATAACTGAGCTCAGGCGAGCTGGAGGGAACAAAAATATGAATGTGGTGTAAGTGAATGGAGGAGAATAATTGGGCCGTGCGTTGTGCGTGTACGCGTTTGACTGTATAAACACTCACTGCTGGTTTTATGATAATATGGACAACATCTCTATTGTTTGTGACTCCTTTTCGGGGTCAGGAGTAACACGAACAGCGTTCGCGTTTCGGCTTGTTTGATTGGAGTGGAGGGCTGACTCCGGGGCCGTTGTTTTTGTCACCGGTTGCTCGCAGTGACGCGTCATTGTTTTTGGCCGCTTGTGCCCCGTTTAGGAAGCGGTGCTGAAAAACAGCAGCCAAACACGGAGTTGTAGTCCAGTTAGACCACTCCCTGCTTCCACCGGCAGAGGGACGTCCTTCACACCGGCTGGACCTCCCGAGCCCCGCTCAGCGCGCAGCATCGAAGTGATTATCGGGGTAATGATATGTAACTTGACGAACGTGGCACTTTTATTAGGACCGTCGCGGAGGCGTTTCTGTTTCACAGGCGACTCATAATTAACAATTATCCGCTGATGGTCTGAATCCCTGCCACAATTATAGCCTGCTGTGGCCCcttccccccaccccctcccctcAAGCATTAGAGTCTCAGTGGTGTGGGACAAGTGATTAAGTCGATTAATCAATTAGTTGCTCGAAAGGAAATAATTTTTGATTGATTAATATTTTATGCAAACATGGGTTGGTTCCCTTGCGCGGTATttgctgctttttgtgtttCACATTACAATAAACTAAACAAAAGGAGCTGTTGAGGTGGCTTTGGACTCTGTGTAGCTTCCGAGCCTTTTTAATTACTCCTCAGTTTTGTTCAAACCTTTAACAAAGGAAATGATCAGCAATCGTGAAAGTAATAGTTGCAGCCTTATGTAGGCGGCGCTGAGATGGTAGAGCGGGTTgtccactaatcagaaggttggtggtttgattcctggaTCCTCTACATCAGTATAAGTATTATTGCGCAAGATGCTTCAATGTATTTATTAGAGTGTGAGTATGTGTACATTAGGTTAAAAAAGAGAGATATGTTAGTGTTTAGAGTGTTCAAAtagagtaaagaaaaaaaacctcactgCATAAGTACCAGTCCATACATGCTGCCTGTGATCTTAAACAATTCCTGATGCCATTTTGGTGTTGACTGTGCATTTATAGgtcatgtgtgtgtctgagatcCGCCTTACATAATGTTTGACCCAGTGCTGGTGTAGTTGTCTAAAGTTGGAGAGAGTGGAGTCGGCGTTATGTTACATATGTATTTACAGAAGACAGCTACACCATCACGTCACATGTGTGTTAGCGTTCCCACTCTAAATTTATCTGATGCCAGTTTGTAATTTTAGCTGAAGTAAACCATCTCAAGTCTCGTCCTGTCGCTGCATGGTCCAAAGCATTCTGGGTAACATCATCCACCATTTTGCTTCTGAAGGCCTCATTGTGCTGCCTATCAGAGAAGTTGATCGGATGTCAGAGGGTCCAGAACTGCCCAGCACACAATTACACTGTGTGACGTTTAAAAGAGCACTGCTTTAAATTCAGTATTTGTAAAACTGGTTTTGTTACGGTCTCATAAATACACCACACAAACAATTTCCCTCATTGTTTGAGCAGCTTCAGTGTAATTTGTCATATTTTACTTCATGTATATTTAGTGAAATTATCCTATCTGGAAGAGTTTCCAGTCAGTTACAGTAAAAGGACTGTTTTAAACTAAAATGTGTGACGGGAACATCTCTCTATGAATACATTTTGAGCATAAGGTTGGAAGCGAGAGGGATGTAAAAGGCTTGCTCCAAATTTGTTTAGCTGCCAACAGTTAGTCTCAGAATCCATGTCTACAACTAAGATAATAAAACAGATGACTACACCACCTCTTAAACAGCAGAGGTGGGAATCGCCAGACATCCCATGA
This sequence is a window from Pelmatolapia mariae isolate MD_Pm_ZW linkage group LG8, Pm_UMD_F_2, whole genome shotgun sequence. Protein-coding genes within it:
- the LOC134633196 gene encoding histone H1.0-B, which produces MTETSTAPAKAKKASKPKKPASHPKYSDMIKAAIVHDASRSGASRQSIQKYVRKNYKVGDNADVQIKMALKRLVAAGTLRHTKGIGASGSFRLTKPEDSKKSTKAVAATAAKPKKAAKPAKPKKVAKPKKVAKTPEKPKKAAAKKVKKVAKKATPVKAKKAPAKKPKAAKPKAKPAKKAAKPKAKTPKKAAKTSKKK